A window of the Streptomyces sp. NBC_01351 genome harbors these coding sequences:
- a CDS encoding haloacid dehalogenase-like hydrolase → MRRNRTATLALIAATGSGLLLAPPARADQNSCGRAAVGSGWYGDNRARLQQLVDQYGTCGRRHKPVAVFDWDNTVVKNDVGDATMFWLLRNGKIRQPADWSATSRFLTPAAATALADACTALARPGAPLPTGTPAGAGCADEINAVYGTAATRTGAAAFAGWDRRTTEPSYAWLAQLTQGWTAREIRGFAAAARTENLAAPIGATQQVGTGTATGWVRYYDQQRDLVNTLQKAGFDVWISSASPQPVVEVWAKGVGIDADRVIGIRNTTTRGGRLTPHLQGCGSVPDGADTMITYIDGKRCWINKEIFGVRGADAEKVQPAARRQVFAAGDSDTDISFLRDATALRLVVNRNKNELMCRAYENGDGRWIVNPMFIEPKPQKPAPYPCATTGYVDHDGTKGPVLRPDASVIPDQTDSVY, encoded by the coding sequence ATGCGCAGGAACAGAACCGCCACCCTCGCCCTCATAGCGGCCACCGGCTCCGGACTCCTCCTGGCGCCACCCGCCCGGGCCGACCAGAACTCCTGCGGCCGCGCAGCCGTCGGATCCGGCTGGTACGGGGACAACCGGGCCCGGCTCCAGCAACTCGTCGACCAGTACGGCACCTGCGGCCGACGGCACAAGCCCGTGGCCGTCTTCGACTGGGACAACACCGTCGTCAAGAACGACGTCGGCGACGCGACCATGTTCTGGCTGCTGCGCAACGGCAAGATCCGCCAACCCGCCGACTGGTCCGCCACCAGCCGCTTCCTGACCCCCGCGGCCGCCACCGCCCTGGCCGACGCCTGCACCGCCCTCGCCCGCCCCGGCGCACCGCTGCCCACCGGAACCCCCGCCGGAGCCGGCTGCGCCGACGAGATCAACGCCGTCTACGGCACCGCCGCCACCCGGACCGGCGCCGCCGCCTTCGCCGGCTGGGACCGCCGCACCACCGAGCCCTCGTACGCCTGGCTGGCCCAGCTCACGCAGGGCTGGACGGCCCGCGAGATCCGCGGCTTCGCCGCCGCCGCCCGCACCGAGAACCTCGCCGCCCCCATCGGCGCCACCCAGCAGGTCGGCACGGGCACCGCCACCGGCTGGGTCCGCTACTACGACCAGCAGCGGGACCTCGTCAACACCCTCCAGAAGGCCGGCTTCGACGTCTGGATCAGCTCGGCCTCCCCGCAGCCGGTCGTCGAGGTGTGGGCCAAGGGCGTCGGCATCGACGCGGACCGCGTCATCGGCATCCGCAACACGACGACCCGCGGCGGCCGGCTCACCCCCCACCTCCAGGGCTGCGGATCCGTCCCGGACGGGGCCGACACGATGATCACGTACATCGACGGCAAGCGCTGCTGGATCAACAAGGAGATCTTCGGGGTGCGCGGCGCGGACGCCGAGAAGGTCCAGCCGGCCGCCCGCCGCCAGGTGTTCGCCGCGGGCGACTCCGACACCGACATCTCGTTCCTGCGCGACGCGACCGCCCTGCGGCTCGTCGTCAACCGCAACAAGAACGAGCTGATGTGCCGGGCGTACGAGAACGGCGACGGCCGCTGGATCGTCAACCCCATGTTCATCGAGCCGAAGCCGCAGAAGCCCGCGCCCTACCCGTGCGCGACGACCGGCTACGTCGACCACGACGGCACCAAGGGCCCGGTCCTGCGCCCCGACGCGAGCGTCATCCCGGACCAGACGGACTCCGTGTACTAG
- a CDS encoding 3-oxoacyl-ACP reductase — MTTEEIVCRRLVGRTAVITGAGSGIGLATARRLASEGANVVCGDIDETAGKAAAEEVGGTFVKVDVTSPEEVEALFKTAFDTYGSVDIAFNNAGISPPDDDSILTTGLEAWKRVQDVNLTSVYLCCKAALPYMQRQGRGSIINTASFVAIMGAATSQISYTASKGGVLAMSRELGVQFAREGIRVNALCPGPVNTPLLQELFAKDPERAARRLVHIPLGRFAEPTEIAAAVAFLASDDSSFINATDFLVDGGISGAYVTPL, encoded by the coding sequence ATGACCACTGAAGAGATCGTCTGCCGCCGCCTGGTCGGCCGCACCGCCGTCATCACCGGAGCCGGCAGCGGCATCGGCCTCGCCACCGCCCGCCGCCTCGCCTCCGAGGGCGCCAACGTCGTCTGCGGCGACATCGACGAGACCGCGGGCAAGGCCGCGGCCGAGGAAGTCGGCGGGACCTTCGTGAAGGTGGACGTCACCAGCCCCGAGGAGGTCGAGGCCCTCTTCAAGACCGCCTTCGACACCTACGGCTCCGTGGACATCGCCTTCAACAACGCGGGCATCTCGCCCCCGGACGACGACTCGATCCTCACCACCGGCCTGGAGGCCTGGAAGCGGGTCCAGGACGTCAACCTCACCTCCGTCTACCTCTGCTGCAAGGCCGCCCTGCCCTACATGCAGCGCCAGGGCCGCGGCTCCATCATCAACACTGCCTCGTTCGTGGCCATCATGGGCGCCGCCACCTCGCAGATCTCCTACACCGCCTCCAAGGGCGGCGTCCTGGCCATGTCCCGCGAGCTCGGCGTGCAGTTCGCCCGCGAGGGCATCCGCGTCAATGCCCTGTGCCCGGGCCCCGTCAACACCCCGCTCCTCCAGGAGCTGTTCGCCAAGGACCCCGAGCGCGCGGCCCGCCGCCTCGTGCACATCCCGCTGGGCCGATTCGCCGAACCCACCGAGATCGCCGCCGCCGTCGCCTTCCTCGCCAGCGACGACTCCTCCTTCATCAACGCCACCGACTTCCTCGTCGACGGCGGGATCTCCGGCGCGTACGTCACCCCGCTGTAA
- a CDS encoding FadR/GntR family transcriptional regulator produces MTDTASEGDAARRLDPVLRQVRAGNGFEEALEQILQVVRLGLVSGGERLPPERELAERMGISRVTLREVLKVLQDQGLVEARRGRYGGTFVLHRPDTPASGAEEELRRRVAGVDIEDVLRFREVLEVGAAGLCASQGLSEEGTDRLLGALTATHDAPLADYRRQDTLFHLTLCELAGSATLTAQYAAVRSRVNDLLDCIPLLVRNLEHSQQQHTALVESVLERDAAGAREAMREHCCGTAALLRGFLA; encoded by the coding sequence ATGACCGACACGGCGAGCGAGGGGGACGCCGCCCGGCGGCTGGATCCCGTGCTGCGGCAGGTGCGGGCGGGCAACGGTTTCGAGGAGGCCTTGGAGCAGATCCTCCAGGTCGTCCGGCTGGGTCTGGTGTCCGGCGGTGAACGGCTTCCGCCCGAGCGCGAGTTGGCGGAGCGGATGGGGATCAGCCGGGTCACGCTCCGCGAGGTGCTGAAGGTACTCCAGGACCAGGGACTGGTGGAGGCCAGGCGCGGCCGCTACGGCGGAACGTTTGTGCTGCACCGCCCCGACACCCCGGCGAGCGGCGCCGAGGAGGAGCTGCGCCGCCGGGTCGCGGGCGTGGACATCGAGGACGTCCTGCGCTTCCGCGAGGTCCTGGAGGTGGGCGCGGCCGGGCTGTGCGCCTCGCAGGGGCTGTCCGAGGAGGGCACCGACCGGCTGCTGGGCGCGCTGACCGCCACCCACGACGCCCCGCTGGCCGACTACCGCCGCCAGGACACCCTCTTCCACCTCACCCTGTGCGAACTGGCCGGATCCGCCACCCTGACGGCCCAGTACGCGGCCGTCCGCTCCAGGGTCAACGACCTGCTGGACTGCATCCCGCTGCTCGTGCGCAACCTGGAGCACTCGCAGCAGCAGCACACCGCGCTCGTGGAGTCGGTGCTGGAACGGGACGCCGCGGGGGCGCGCGAGGCCATGCGCGAGCACTGCTGCGGCACGGCGGCCCTGCTGCGGGGCTTCCTGGCGTGA
- the rpmI gene encoding 50S ribosomal protein L35, which yields MPKNKTHSGTKKRFKVTGSGKVLRERAGKRHLLEHKSSRVTRRLTGTAEMAPGDAAKIKKLLGK from the coding sequence ATGCCGAAGAACAAGACGCACAGCGGTACCAAGAAGCGCTTCAAGGTCACCGGCTCCGGCAAGGTGCTCCGCGAGCGCGCCGGCAAGCGCCACCTGCTCGAGCACAAGTCGTCCCGTGTCACCCGCCGCCTGACCGGCACCGCGGAGATGGCCCCCGGCGACGCCGCGAAGATCAAGAAGCTTCTCGGCAAGTGA
- a CDS encoding SseB family protein, translated as MANKNIPDPGFSDDDGSADPRLTAALAAWSQDRAKEPEVLAALKDARLLVPVVAVLGEVETDPETGLKREKTSDMAVPTLRAGDRRALPAFTSIASLALWDPAARPVAVPLHQALAAAAHEKADTVVLDLAGPVAYQLTGAALLALAEGRTDADPLADPAVREAVRAAVAAEPAVLRAHLGRGGADADGTLAVVLAADAQAPAAARRIAQALAADETLRARLVRGLDLALLPSDGPVPPGQPLFSR; from the coding sequence ATGGCGAACAAGAACATTCCCGACCCGGGGTTCTCCGACGACGACGGCTCCGCCGACCCCCGGCTGACCGCGGCCCTGGCGGCCTGGTCCCAGGACCGGGCCAAGGAGCCGGAGGTGCTGGCGGCGCTCAAGGACGCCCGCCTGCTGGTCCCGGTCGTCGCCGTGCTCGGCGAGGTGGAGACCGATCCGGAGACCGGGCTCAAGCGCGAGAAGACCAGCGACATGGCCGTCCCCACGCTGCGGGCGGGCGACCGGCGGGCCCTGCCCGCCTTCACCTCCATCGCCTCGCTCGCCCTCTGGGACCCCGCGGCCCGGCCGGTGGCCGTCCCGCTGCACCAGGCCCTGGCCGCCGCCGCGCACGAGAAGGCCGACACGGTCGTCCTGGACCTGGCCGGCCCCGTCGCCTACCAGCTGACCGGCGCCGCGCTGCTCGCGCTCGCCGAGGGCCGCACCGACGCCGACCCGCTGGCCGATCCCGCCGTACGGGAGGCCGTACGGGCCGCCGTGGCGGCGGAGCCGGCCGTGCTCCGGGCCCACCTGGGCCGCGGCGGCGCCGACGCCGACGGCACCCTCGCCGTCGTGCTGGCCGCCGACGCGCAGGCCCCCGCCGCCGCACGCCGGATCGCGCAGGCGCTGGCGGCGGACGAGACCCTTCGGGCCCGCCTGGTGCGCGGGCTGGACCTGGCGCTGCTGCCGTCCGACGGGCCGGTCCCGCCGGGGCAGCCGCTGTTCAGCCGCTGA
- the mycP gene encoding type VII secretion-associated serine protease mycosin: MSAASRTSAAGGTSAVSRTPARTVALALAALLAVGATAPTAVADSIRDREWGLLALRAEEAWGTTRGDGVTVAVLDTGVDDSHPDLAGHVLEGTDLVGMGAGRGDRSWARHGTAMASIIAGRGHGPNRGQGVLGVAPQAKILPVRVILEEGDPGRAKARESKGGALAEGIRWAADHGADVINLSLGDDSDSAHHEAGEDEAVQYALAKGVVVVASAGNGGETGDRVSYPAAYPGVIAVTAVDRRGRKAKFSTRNWYATVSAPGVDVVIADPDRSYYEGWGTSAAAAFVSGAAALVKAAHPELSPAQVKKLLEDTASDSPPGGRDDARGHGMVDPAAALQKADGMHPQAPVPTPAPAERPYFGSGPDPVRPPERAARLGAPVAAVAGAVLLALSVALARRPRRGTRGRDARAAQ, encoded by the coding sequence ATGAGCGCGGCCAGCCGTACAAGCGCGGCCGGCGGTACAAGCGCGGTCAGCCGTACACCGGCCCGTACGGTCGCCCTCGCGCTCGCCGCCCTCCTCGCGGTCGGCGCCACCGCGCCCACCGCCGTCGCCGACAGCATCCGCGACCGCGAGTGGGGCCTGCTGGCCCTGCGCGCCGAGGAGGCCTGGGGGACCACCCGCGGCGACGGGGTCACCGTCGCCGTCCTCGACACCGGGGTCGACGACTCCCACCCCGACCTCGCCGGCCACGTCCTGGAGGGCACCGACCTCGTCGGCATGGGCGCCGGCCGCGGCGACCGCTCCTGGGCCCGCCACGGGACCGCGATGGCGAGCATCATCGCCGGGCGCGGCCACGGCCCCAACCGCGGCCAGGGCGTGCTCGGCGTCGCCCCGCAGGCGAAGATCCTGCCGGTCCGCGTGATCTTGGAGGAGGGCGACCCGGGGCGCGCCAAGGCCCGCGAGTCCAAGGGCGGCGCCCTCGCCGAGGGCATCCGCTGGGCCGCCGACCACGGCGCCGACGTGATCAACCTGTCCCTCGGCGACGACAGCGACTCCGCCCACCACGAGGCAGGGGAGGACGAGGCGGTCCAATACGCCCTCGCCAAGGGCGTGGTCGTGGTCGCCTCCGCGGGCAACGGCGGCGAGACCGGCGACCGCGTCTCCTACCCGGCCGCCTACCCCGGGGTGATCGCGGTCACGGCCGTCGACCGCCGCGGCAGGAAGGCCAAGTTCTCCACCCGCAACTGGTACGCCACCGTCAGCGCCCCCGGCGTGGACGTGGTCATCGCCGACCCCGACCGCTCCTACTACGAGGGCTGGGGCACCAGTGCCGCGGCCGCCTTCGTCTCCGGCGCCGCGGCCCTGGTCAAGGCCGCGCACCCGGAGCTGTCCCCGGCCCAGGTCAAGAAACTGCTGGAGGACACCGCCTCCGACTCCCCGCCCGGCGGACGCGACGACGCCCGCGGCCACGGGATGGTCGACCCGGCCGCCGCCCTCCAGAAGGCGGACGGGATGCACCCGCAGGCGCCGGTGCCCACCCCCGCCCCGGCCGAGCGGCCCTACTTCGGCTCCGGCCCCGACCCGGTCCGCCCGCCCGAGCGCGCCGCACGGCTCGGCGCCCCGGTGGCGGCGGTCGCGGGGGCGGTGCTGCTCGCGCTGTCCGTCGCACTGGCCCGCCGCCCGCGCCGGGGCACCCGGGGACGGGACGCGCGCGCCGCACAGTAG
- the infC gene encoding translation initiation factor IF-3, producing MWCYRGGSISTEPRINDRIRVPEVRLVGPSGEQVGIVPLAKALELAQEYDLDLVEVAASARPPVCKLMDYGKFKYESAMKAREARKNQAHTVIKEMKLRPKIDPHDYDTKKGHVVRFLKQGDKVKITIMFRGREQSRPELGYRLLQRLASDVEDLGFIESNPKQDGRNMIMVLGPHKKKTEAMAEAREAQAARKAERQGLAVTDEDAPSEETALVEDETTEVAELAEATEVTEAAADEANAEA from the coding sequence GTGTGGTGCTACCGAGGAGGATCCATCAGCACCGAGCCCCGCATCAACGACCGGATTCGCGTTCCCGAGGTACGACTCGTCGGTCCCAGCGGCGAGCAGGTCGGCATCGTGCCGCTTGCCAAGGCGCTTGAGCTCGCACAGGAGTACGACCTCGACCTGGTCGAGGTAGCGGCCTCCGCACGCCCGCCGGTCTGCAAGCTCATGGACTACGGCAAGTTCAAGTACGAGTCGGCCATGAAGGCCCGTGAGGCGCGCAAGAACCAGGCGCACACGGTCATCAAGGAAATGAAGCTCCGGCCGAAGATCGACCCGCACGACTATGACACCAAGAAGGGTCACGTCGTTCGGTTCCTCAAGCAGGGCGACAAGGTCAAGATCACGATCATGTTCCGTGGTCGCGAGCAGTCCAGGCCGGAACTCGGCTACCGACTGCTGCAGCGTCTCGCTTCGGACGTCGAGGACCTCGGGTTCATCGAGTCGAACCCGAAGCAGGACGGCCGAAACATGATCATGGTCCTCGGTCCGCACAAGAAGAAGACCGAGGCGATGGCCGAAGCCCGCGAGGCGCAGGCCGCCCGCAAGGCCGAGCGCCAGGGTCTCGCCGTCACCGACGAGGACGCTCCTTCCGAGGAGACCGCCCTGGTCGAGGACGAGACCACTGAGGTTGCCGAGCTTGCCGAGGCCACCGAGGTCACCGAGGCCGCCGCCGACGAGGCGAACGCCGAGGCCTGA
- the rplT gene encoding 50S ribosomal protein L20, whose protein sequence is MARVKRAVNAHKKRRAILEAASGYRGQRSRLYRKAKEQVTHSLVYNFNDRKKRKGDFRQLWIQRINAAARQNGMTYNRLIQGLKAANIEVDRKILAELAVNDANAFAALVEVAQKALPADVNAPKVAA, encoded by the coding sequence GTGGCACGCGTCAAGCGGGCAGTAAACGCCCACAAGAAGCGCCGGGCAATCCTCGAGGCGGCCTCTGGCTACCGCGGTCAGCGTTCGCGCCTGTACCGCAAGGCCAAGGAGCAGGTCACCCACTCGCTGGTCTACAACTTCAACGACCGCAAGAAGCGCAAGGGCGACTTCCGTCAGCTGTGGATCCAGCGCATCAACGCTGCTGCCCGCCAGAACGGCATGACCTACAACCGCCTCATCCAGGGTCTGAAGGCCGCCAACATCGAGGTGGACCGCAAGATCCTCGCCGAGCTGGCCGTCAACGACGCCAACGCGTTCGCCGCGCTGGTCGAGGTCGCGCAGAAGGCCCTTCCGGCCGACGTCAACGCCCCCAAGGTTGCTGCCTAA
- a CDS encoding amino acid deaminase/aldolase: protein MSSDRARYDRATAHLDAPLAIVDLDAFDANADDLVRRAGGKPVRVASKSVRCRALLERVLARPGFAGIMSYTLAESIWLARAGFEDVLLAYPSVDRAAFAALAGDAKLAAAVTVLVDDPAQLELIDRARDGGSEEIRVCLELDTALQLFGGRVRVGARRSPLREPAQLAELARVVSARPGFRVVGLMAYEGHVAGVGDSLAGRPVRSRAIRLMQGAARKELAARRAAVVRAVREVVPDLEFVNGGGTGSVAETAAESAVTEIAAGSGLYLPRLFDNYTTFSGRPAALFAQPVVRRPGVGVVTVLGGGYPASGAAGADRSPVPYLPQGLRYDPQEGAGEVQTPLLGSPADDLLIGDRVWFRHAKAGELCERFDTLHFVEGDRVTGSAPTYRGEGKTFL from the coding sequence ATGTCTTCCGACCGGGCCCGGTACGACCGGGCGACCGCGCATCTCGACGCGCCGCTGGCCATCGTGGACCTCGACGCGTTCGACGCGAACGCCGACGATCTGGTGCGGCGGGCCGGCGGCAAGCCCGTGCGCGTGGCCAGCAAGTCCGTCCGGTGCCGGGCGCTGCTGGAACGCGTACTGGCGCGGCCCGGGTTCGCCGGGATCATGTCGTACACCCTGGCGGAGTCCATCTGGCTGGCCCGGGCGGGGTTCGAGGACGTGCTGCTCGCCTATCCGTCCGTCGACCGGGCCGCGTTCGCGGCGCTGGCCGGTGACGCCAAGCTCGCCGCCGCCGTGACGGTGCTGGTGGACGATCCGGCGCAGCTGGAGCTCATCGACCGGGCCCGGGACGGCGGCTCCGAGGAGATCCGGGTCTGCCTGGAACTGGACACCGCGCTGCAGCTGTTCGGCGGGCGGGTCCGGGTCGGGGCGCGGCGCTCGCCCCTGAGGGAGCCCGCGCAGCTGGCGGAGCTGGCGCGGGTGGTGAGCGCGCGGCCCGGTTTCCGGGTGGTCGGGCTGATGGCGTACGAGGGCCACGTGGCCGGGGTCGGGGACTCGCTGGCCGGGCGGCCGGTGCGGTCGCGGGCGATCCGGCTGATGCAGGGCGCGGCGCGCAAGGAGCTGGCGGCGCGGCGGGCCGCCGTGGTGCGGGCGGTACGGGAGGTCGTCCCGGACCTGGAGTTCGTCAACGGGGGCGGGACGGGGAGCGTCGCGGAGACCGCCGCCGAGAGCGCGGTGACCGAGATCGCCGCCGGGTCGGGGCTGTACCTGCCGCGGCTGTTCGACAACTACACGACGTTCAGCGGGCGTCCTGCGGCCCTGTTCGCGCAGCCGGTGGTGCGGCGGCCCGGGGTGGGCGTGGTGACCGTGCTCGGAGGCGGGTACCCGGCCTCCGGGGCGGCCGGCGCCGACCGCTCGCCGGTGCCGTACCTGCCGCAGGGGCTGCGCTACGACCCGCAGGAGGGCGCCGGAGAGGTGCAGACCCCGCTGCTCGGCAGCCCGGCCGACGATCTGCTGATCGGCGACCGGGTCTGGTTCCGGCACGCGAAGGCCGGTGAGCTGTGCGAGCGGTTCGACACCCTGCACTTCGTCGAGGGCGACCGGGTGACGGGCAGCGCTCCGACGTACCGGGGCGAAGGGAAGACCTTCCTCTAG
- a CDS encoding glutamine synthetase family protein, producing MVDRKPPLAPEELRSLVASGEIDTVVLAFPDMQGRLQGKRFAAQFFLDEVLAHGTEGCNYLLAVDTDMNTVDGYEMSSWDRGYGDFAMHPDLATLRRIPWNPGSAFVLADLAWNDGSPVVAAPRQILRRQLERLGELGYTAMVGTELEFMVFQDTYEQAWNANYRGLTPVNQYNIDYSVLGTGRVEPLLRRIRNEMQAAGLVVESAKGECNFGQHEIVFRYDDALTTCDQHSVYKTGAKEIAAQEGVSLTFMAKFDEREGNSCHIHLSLSDTDGRNAMAGDGPDGMSPVMRHFLAGQLAALRDFSLLYAPNINSYKRFRPGSFAPTAVAWGVDNRTCALRVVGHGRSMRFENRLPGGDVNPYLAVAGLVAAGLYGIENRLELPEVCTGNAYTADYAHVPTTLREAAELWENSEIAKAAFGPEVVAHYRNMARVELDAYDSAVTDWELRRSFERL from the coding sequence GTGGTAGACCGCAAGCCGCCGCTCGCGCCGGAGGAGCTCCGCTCCCTCGTCGCCAGCGGTGAGATCGACACAGTCGTCCTGGCCTTCCCCGACATGCAGGGGCGGCTTCAGGGCAAGCGGTTCGCCGCACAGTTCTTCCTCGACGAGGTCCTCGCGCACGGCACCGAAGGGTGCAACTACCTGCTCGCCGTCGACACCGACATGAACACCGTCGACGGCTACGAGATGTCCTCCTGGGACCGGGGCTACGGCGACTTCGCCATGCACCCCGACCTCGCCACCCTGCGCCGCATCCCCTGGAACCCGGGCTCCGCCTTCGTCCTCGCCGACCTCGCCTGGAACGACGGCTCGCCCGTCGTCGCCGCGCCCCGGCAGATCCTGCGCCGCCAGCTGGAGCGCCTCGGCGAGCTCGGCTACACCGCGATGGTCGGCACCGAGCTGGAGTTCATGGTCTTCCAGGACACCTACGAGCAGGCCTGGAACGCCAACTACCGCGGCCTGACCCCGGTCAACCAGTACAACATCGACTACTCCGTCCTCGGGACCGGGCGCGTCGAACCCCTGCTGCGCCGCATCCGCAACGAGATGCAGGCCGCGGGCCTGGTCGTCGAGTCGGCGAAGGGCGAGTGCAACTTCGGCCAGCACGAGATCGTCTTCCGCTACGACGACGCGCTCACCACCTGCGACCAGCACTCCGTCTACAAGACCGGGGCGAAGGAGATCGCCGCCCAGGAAGGTGTCTCGCTCACCTTCATGGCCAAGTTCGACGAGCGCGAGGGCAACTCCTGCCACATCCACCTCTCGCTCAGCGACACCGACGGACGCAACGCCATGGCCGGAGACGGGCCAGATGGAATGTCACCGGTGATGCGACACTTCCTGGCCGGCCAGCTGGCCGCGCTGCGCGACTTCTCCCTTCTCTACGCCCCCAACATCAATTCGTACAAGCGTTTCCGGCCGGGATCCTTCGCGCCCACCGCCGTCGCCTGGGGCGTGGACAACCGGACCTGCGCCCTCCGCGTGGTCGGTCACGGCCGCTCCATGCGCTTCGAGAACCGCCTCCCCGGCGGCGACGTCAACCCGTACCTCGCCGTCGCCGGCCTGGTCGCGGCCGGGCTCTACGGCATCGAGAACCGCCTGGAACTCCCCGAGGTGTGCACCGGGAACGCTTACACGGCCGACTACGCGCACGTCCCCACCACCCTGCGGGAGGCCGCGGAACTCTGGGAGAACAGCGAGATCGCCAAGGCCGCCTTCGGCCCCGAAGTGGTCGCCCACTACCGGAACATGGCCCGCGTCGAACTCGACGCCTACGACTCCGCAGTGACCGACTGGGAGCTGCGCCGCTCCTTCGAACGCCTGTAA
- a CDS encoding aldehyde dehydrogenase family protein, producing MLNPATEETVAVVPAATRDDVDAAVVRAAAAQRAWAAAAPADRARLLRRFAAAVDANIEELALLEVREAGHTIGNARWEAGNVRDLLEFAAGGVERLSGRQIPVAGGIDVTFLEPLGVIGVIAPWNFPMPIAAWGLAPALAAGNAVILKPAETTPLTALRLAELALEAGIPEHLFQVLPGHGAVTGDALVEHPGVAKIVFTGSTRVGKQIMAKCADRVKRVTLELGGKSPNIVFADADLEAAAAAAPMAFLDNTGQDCCARTRILVQRSVYDRFLELVAPAIESVAVGDPLDEKTQMGPLISRTQLERVRSYVTADLTTIRGKAPEGPGFWYPPTLVTDVAPTAPVACEEVFGPVAVVLPFEDEEDAVRLANATEYGLSGSLWTRDIGRALRVSRAVAAGNLSVNSHSSVRYWTPFGGYKQSGLGRELGPDALTAFTETKNVFISTEA from the coding sequence GTGCTGAATCCGGCCACCGAGGAAACCGTCGCCGTCGTCCCGGCCGCCACACGGGACGACGTCGACGCCGCCGTCGTCCGGGCCGCCGCCGCCCAGCGCGCCTGGGCGGCGGCCGCCCCCGCCGACCGCGCCCGGCTGCTGCGCCGCTTCGCCGCGGCCGTCGACGCGAACATCGAGGAACTGGCCCTGCTGGAGGTACGCGAAGCCGGCCACACCATCGGCAACGCCCGCTGGGAGGCGGGCAACGTACGCGACCTCCTCGAATTCGCCGCAGGGGGAGTGGAACGGCTCTCCGGCCGCCAGATCCCCGTCGCCGGCGGCATCGACGTCACCTTCCTCGAACCCCTCGGCGTCATCGGCGTGATCGCCCCCTGGAACTTCCCCATGCCGATCGCCGCCTGGGGCCTGGCCCCCGCGCTGGCCGCAGGCAACGCCGTCATCCTCAAGCCCGCCGAGACCACCCCCCTCACGGCGCTGCGCCTCGCCGAACTCGCCCTCGAAGCCGGGATCCCCGAGCACCTCTTCCAGGTGCTCCCCGGCCACGGAGCGGTCACGGGCGACGCGCTGGTCGAGCACCCCGGCGTCGCCAAGATCGTCTTCACCGGCTCCACCCGCGTCGGCAAGCAGATCATGGCCAAGTGCGCCGACCGGGTGAAGCGGGTCACCCTCGAACTCGGCGGCAAGAGCCCCAACATCGTCTTCGCCGACGCCGACCTGGAGGCCGCGGCGGCCGCGGCCCCGATGGCCTTCCTCGACAACACCGGCCAGGACTGCTGCGCCCGCACCCGGATCCTCGTCCAGCGCTCGGTCTACGACCGGTTCCTGGAACTGGTCGCGCCCGCCATCGAATCCGTGGCCGTGGGCGACCCGCTCGACGAGAAGACCCAGATGGGCCCGCTGATCTCGCGCACCCAGCTGGAGCGCGTACGGTCCTACGTCACCGCCGACCTCACCACCATCCGCGGCAAGGCCCCCGAGGGCCCCGGGTTCTGGTACCCGCCGACCCTCGTCACGGACGTCGCCCCCACCGCGCCCGTGGCCTGCGAGGAGGTCTTCGGCCCGGTCGCCGTCGTCCTGCCCTTCGAGGACGAGGAGGACGCCGTACGCCTCGCCAACGCGACCGAGTACGGCCTCTCCGGCTCCCTCTGGACCCGCGACATCGGCCGCGCCCTGCGCGTCTCGCGCGCCGTCGCCGCGGGCAACCTGTCCGTCAACTCCCACAGCAGCGTCCGCTACTGGACCCCCTTCGGCGGCTACAAGCAGTCCGGACTCGGCCGCGAGCTCGGACCCGACGCCCTCACCGCATTCACCGAGACCAAGAACGTCTTCATCAGCACGGAGGCCTGA
- a CDS encoding DUF1844 domain-containing protein, which yields MTDATPSAATEATPDYDDLTRDIAEVPAVEVITTVAVHLLSAAAVNLGLDKPNSEHKDLDEARKLINALAGLVTASATEISSFHAAPLRDGLKSLQLAFREASIVPDEPGQGPGEKFTGPVYA from the coding sequence ATGACTGACGCGACGCCCTCCGCTGCCACCGAAGCCACCCCCGACTACGACGACCTGACCCGCGACATCGCTGAGGTCCCGGCCGTCGAGGTCATCACCACGGTGGCCGTGCACCTGCTGAGCGCCGCGGCGGTCAACCTGGGTCTGGACAAGCCGAACTCCGAGCACAAGGACCTCGACGAGGCCCGCAAGCTGATCAACGCCCTGGCCGGCCTGGTGACCGCCAGCGCCACCGAGATCAGCTCCTTCCACGCCGCGCCGCTGCGCGACGGCCTGAAGTCGCTCCAGCTCGCCTTCCGCGAGGCCTCCATCGTCCCGGACGAGCCGGGCCAGGGTCCGGGCGAGAAGTTCACCGGTCCCGTCTACGCCTGA